In the genome of Luteitalea pratensis, the window CAGCGGGTTCTTGATTTCGTGTGCGAGGCGCCGGGCCACGTCGCGCCACGCCGAGACGCGCTGGGCGCGGATGAGGGGCGTGACGTCATCGAACACCAGGACCGTCCCCTCGGAACTGCCCTCGTCGCGCAGCGGCGTCGCCGCCACGGCCAGGTGCAGGTCGCGGCCGTCCCGGACGAGCGCGATCTCGTGTCCCGCCGTACCGCCGCGGGTGCGCGCCGCGGCCTGGGGAATCGTCAGCAGCGGCCGGAGATCAGCACGTGAGAAGACCTCCTCGAACGACTGCCCCAGCGACGTCTGGTCGAGGCCGAGCAACCGCGCCGCGGCGCTGTTCATGGTGTTGATCCGGCCGCGCGCGTCGAGCGAGATGACACCTGTCGCGATGCGTTTCAGGATGGTCTCGATGTACCGGCTGCGACCTTCGACCTCGCGGCTCTTGCGCTGCACCTCGGCGCGCGACTGCTCCAGTTCGCCGGCCATGGCGTTGAACGCCTCCACGAGCTGCCCGAACTCGTCGGCCGTTTCCGGTTCGATCCGGTAGTCGAAGTTGCCCTGCCCGATTTCACGCGCGCCCGCGGCGAGCAGCCCGATCGGCCTCGTGATCCGCTTGGCGGTATAGAGCCCGAGCCAGGTCGCGCTCACCAGGATGAACAGCGTCATCATCAGGAAGAACGACAGGTAGACGCCCTCGATCGGCCGGCGCAGCACGCGCAGTTGCTGGTAGCCCTCGTACGCTTCGACGATACGGCGACTGTGCTGCGCCAGGCTGCCCGACAGGTGCTCACTGACAATGACCACGCCGACCGGCTCCATCGCGTCGGGCTGCCGCACGAGTGACGCCGTGCGAATCAGTTCGCCGCCGCTACCGAGGGGCTCGATCACCCGCGTATCGGCACTGCCGGCCGCCACACGCGCGGCGAGCCGATCGGCCGAGGCGCGTGGCACGTCGCGCGGCACAGTGGGCGAGGCGACGTCGAACAACGGCATCACTTCGAGCGGATTGGTGCCCTGGAGGATGCGATACACCTCGACGAGCGTGGACCGTCCCGAGGCGACTTCGGGAGAGACGCGCGCCCGGATGGTTTCGACATCGCCGCGCTCGATACCTGCGGTAGAGAGCAGGCGGGCCAGGCGCACCGACTGGCGACTGGTCTGCACCTGGGTGTCCTGGTAGTAGTCGCTGGCGATCTCGCGGGCGGCGGCGAGCACGTCGTCGATCGGTGGCGCGAACCAGCGGCTCGCGCTGTTGCGAATCAGTTCGCTGCCGACAATCAACACGAGCACGGCGGGGACGAGCGCGAGGCCGAGCATCGCCGCCACGAGCTTGGCGCGGAACCGTGCGAACGGCAGCGCCCGACGACGCTCGACCAGCAACTTGATGACGTTGCGTGCGAGCACGAAGCCGAGCGCCCCCAGCATCGTGAGGTCCACGGCAACCAGCGCGTAGAGGACGACCTCGCTGAGCAGGGCCGGCGACAGCCCCGTCGAACGATCGGCGAGCGTGACGAGCGCGACGAGCGCGCCGACCAGCAGGCCGATGGCCAGCAGCACGAAGATCGGATTGTCGCGAAGGGGCCGCTGTGGCGGTTGCGGCGGAGCGGGCACGCGCGTAACGGGCGCCCCAGGCGCCGGCGGCGCCGCGGCCGCGACGGACGTCTCGGTCAGGTTGAGGATGGCCACGTCACGGTCGGAAGCGGAAACTCACGCTGCCGAGCACCGAGCCCGGGGTCCACGGCCACGCCCAGCCGAGCATGCGTGGGCGGGTCTGCGCCTTGACGTTGACGTGGTACTCGCCGTCCTCCACGAGCCGATGCGCTGACAGCCGCCGCCCGTGGAACTCGGTGAGCCATTGCAACGCCTTGGCTTCGTCGTCGGTCGTCCGCACTTCCTCGACGCGGCCGTCCTCGATGAAGGTGATCTGGTAGCGGCGCGTGAGGTTGTCGAAGCGGACGACGGCGGACACGCGCATGTACGCGATGGTCCGGTCGAACCACCAGCGCGACGACTGCTGGAGCGTCACGTCGTAAGCAAATGTCGTCGGCAGGCCGCTCTGGATGGCGGCGCGGACGGCTTCGGACACCGCGTCGGTGACCTGGAAGCTCACACGCACTTCGCCATCGTGGAGGGTCGTTTCGACGCGCACGGAGGCGTCGGCCCACGCGGAAGTGGCAAGGCCCAGCACACAGGCCAGCAGCAGCATCGCTCGCAGCCGCATCGTCAGTCCTTCGATTTGATCAGATCCTCGAGCTCGGTCAGGAACTCGCCGATGTCGCGAAAGTGCCGGTAGACGGACGCGAACCGCACGTAGGCGACCTTGTCCAGCTGGCGGAGTTCCGACATGACGTGCTGACCGATCTCGGTGGTGCTGATCTCCTTGTCCGGGCGCTCCTGCAACGCCGCCTCCACGCGGTCGGCGACGGCCTCGAGCGCATTTACGCGGACCGGCCGCTTCTCGCAGGCCTTGAGCAGGCCGGCGATCAGCTTCTGCCGATCGAATCGTTCCCGCCGGCCGTCCTTCTTGACGACCATGTACGGGATTTCGTCCACTCGTTCGTACGACGTGAATCGACGGCCGCACTCCAGGCACTCACGACGCCGGCGGATGACCTCGCCCTCGCGGCTCTCGCGGGAATCTACCACCTTGTCCTGCAGGTGGCCGCAATACGGGCACTTCATCCGGTTTCGCTCCCCTCGAGGGACGCGGTGCCGGGGGGCCCCCCCGTCCTCGTGATGTCCTCGATGCGCCGCAGCGTCAGGCCCTCCCGCGCCACCAGCACCAGCGTCGCGAGCGACACCGGGATGAACGACAAGGCGTGCAGGGCCACGGCGTAGGCGACGGCCCGGTCGTTGTCGGCCGCATACAGCGAGGTCAGGGCCAGGCGCACCGACTCGTGGAAGGCGCCGACCGCGCCCGGCGTGGGCACCGACACCCCCACGGCCATGAACATCATCACCGTAAACGTGCCGGGAAACGGCAGCGACAGCTCGAATGCGCGCGCCATCGCCCACGTGGTCAGCGCGATGGAGAGCCACACCGCCACCGACCAGGCAAAGGCCAACCCGAGCGCGGCGGGCGACCGCAGCACCGCAAAGCCGCGGCCGAAGGCCGCCACGACCTTGATCGCGAGTCGCCCGAATCGCTGCGGCAGGCGCCGGGTGAGGCGCTCGGTCAGTGCGGTCACGCGCTCGGCGTGGCCGGCGAAGACAAACGCCACGGCCAGGCCCGTCAAGGCCGCGCCAGCCGCGACAAGCCCGCCAAACTGAACTGCCCGGAGCATTTGTCCGTCACTGACAGCGAACCGCGTGTCGAGCAATGCCACGCTGAGCGCAAACAGGAGCAGCAGCGTGATGATGTCGAGCGCGCGCTCGAGCACGATCGTCGCAAACGTCGCGGTGGGGTCCAGACCGGTGTTGCGCGCGAGCATGTACGGCCGCACCACCTCGCCGACGCGGCCGGGCAGCATGGCATTGGCGCCAAACCCGATGATCGTGGCACGAAAGGCGGGCCAGAACGGGACGCGACCAGCCGGCAACAACAGGTACTGCCAGCGAAAGGTACGGCTGATGAACGTGGCCGCCGAGGCGAGCAGCGCGATGAGCACGCCCCCTGGGTGCGCATGCGCCAACTCCCTCCCGACGGCCGACAGGTCGGCCTGCCGCAGGAAGAGCGCGATGAGCGCCACGGTGACGAGCAGGATGCTGAGGTGCTTGAGGTAGCCCGTCATTCGCAGGTGGGCTGTACGGCCGGGACTGTACTATAGGTTGGGTTTCCGAGGCTATGGGAAAGCGCGAACTGCTACTGCTGGTGGTCTTCGTGGTTCTGGGCGTGGGCGTCTACCAGGTGTCGGCGCCGGCCGCTCCTGCCGACACTCCGGGTTTCTCGCTGTCGCGGCTGGTGCAGATGGCCAAGGCGCACTTCCACGGCCCGCAGGTCCGGCGGACGGTGACCCGAACCGCGACACTCACCGTGCCCGAGGACACCGACACGCTCGACCTCGGCGAGATCCGCGGCACCGTCGTCGTCGAAGGCACGGACCAGGCCGAGGTCTCGGTACGGCTCGAAGCGATGCTCGGGGGCATGGACGACGCCGACGTCGCACGGCAGGAGAAGGCCGTGCAGCTCGAAATGAAGAGCGACGGCACCACTGCGTCCCTGAGCCTGCAGAGCAGCAATGAGGGGCCCGGCCCCCGCTACGAGATGCGCGGCGGACCTCGTCCCCACTACGAGGTGCGCGTCGAGATGCCGAAGCGGCTCAAGCTCCGCCTGGCCGGTCGTGGCACCGCGGAAGTGAGCGGCATCGCAGGGCTGGAACTGGACGAGTATCGCGGCGAACTCACGACCGAAGCCGTATCCGGACCGATCACCGGCGACATCCGTGACGCGCGAGCCGAATTCGGCGCCGGCGCGATTCTCGACCTGGACACCAAGAACGGACGAATCCGCGCCGAGGGCCCGGCGTCGGTCAACCTGCGCAGCGAGCGCGGGTCGGTCGACATCGTGGATCCGAAGGGCGCCGTCGCCATCAAGACCGATTTCGCGCGGATGGACATCCGGGGCACGGGCGGGCCGGTGACGATCACCGGCGAGGGTGGGGTCATCGATCTGCGAGACGTGGCCCACCCACTCACAATCGAGGCCGACCGCCTGACGGTGTCGGCTGAACTCGCCACACCAGTGGCGACGACGATCACGGTGAGCGATGACACGGTGGACGTCACGCTGCCGCGTCAGGGTGGCGTGCAACTCGAAGCGAGCATCGAGGACGGCGCGCTGCGCCTGCCAGGCGATCTCACGTCCACGAAGAACGACCAGACCGAATCGGTCAGCGCCGCTATCGCCGGCGGCGGCCCGATCGTGAAGATCGTCGTCAAGGGCGGAGAAGTCCGCATCCGGTCGCGCGCGCCGCAGCCGGGCACGTAAGGACAGGAACACAGGACAACAGGAACTCAGGAACTCAGGAGGATAAGTTCCTGCGTTCCTGTGTTGCTTTGCTCCTCCTAGAAGGAGTATCGCGCACTCAGCAACACGGTTCGCTTGCCCCAGTCGTTCGTGTTGGTGCCGAACGCCGTGTTATTCATGCTGTTCACCGGCACGCCGTAGTTGTCCTGGTTGAAGGCGTTGAACAGATCGACCCGGACGAACACGCTGTCGTTCTCGAACGGCAGCGAGAAGCGGCGCCCGAAGCTCAGGTCCCAGTTGTACCAGGCGGGCGCTCGCAGCGTGTTGCGACCGAGGTTGCCGTTGCCGAGGCTGTTGAGCAGCGGCAGGCCGTTGGTCCCGACCGGCACGAGGAACATCCCCGACGTCGTGAACGTGCGCAGGTTCCCGGTATCGGGGTCCGGCGTCAGCGTACCCGCCGGATCGAAGTTGGGTCGATCGCCGCCGGCGCCGTTGCCGTTGGTATCCACGCTCGTGACGATCGTGAAGGGCTGGCCGGACTGGCCGACGTAGGCGCCGGCAACTTGCCAGCCACCCGTCAGCTGCCGGAAGAAGGCGTTGCCTACGCCCGTCGTTTCGTACAGCCAGGTGGCGACAACGCGGTGCGTCCTGTCGAATGCCGACAGGCTCCACTCCGCGTCGATGTTGTTGAAGTCCTGCGGGATCTGCGGCGACCCGCCGGTGATGGTCGCCACGCCGAGCGACTCGTCGTTGTTGGACTCGTTTCGGCTGAACGTGTAGTTGGCGCGGAACTGCAGGCCTTTCGATAGGCGGCGGGTGAAGCTCACGTACGCCG includes:
- a CDS encoding lysylphosphatidylglycerol synthase transmembrane domain-containing protein — encoded protein: MTGYLKHLSILLVTVALIALFLRQADLSAVGRELAHAHPGGVLIALLASAATFISRTFRWQYLLLPAGRVPFWPAFRATIIGFGANAMLPGRVGEVVRPYMLARNTGLDPTATFATIVLERALDIITLLLLFALSVALLDTRFAVSDGQMLRAVQFGGLVAAGAALTGLAVAFVFAGHAERVTALTERLTRRLPQRFGRLAIKVVAAFGRGFAVLRSPAALGLAFAWSVAVWLSIALTTWAMARAFELSLPFPGTFTVMMFMAVGVSVPTPGAVGAFHESVRLALTSLYAADNDRAVAYAVALHALSFIPVSLATLVLVAREGLTLRRIEDITRTGGPPGTASLEGSETG
- a CDS encoding DUF4390 domain-containing protein, which produces MRLRAMLLLACVLGLATSAWADASVRVETTLHDGEVRVSFQVTDAVSEAVRAAIQSGLPTTFAYDVTLQQSSRWWFDRTIAYMRVSAVVRFDNLTRRYQITFIEDGRVEEVRTTDDEAKALQWLTEFHGRRLSAHRLVEDGEYHVNVKAQTRPRMLGWAWPWTPGSVLGSVSFRFRP
- a CDS encoding sensor histidine kinase; this encodes MAILNLTETSVAAAAPPAPGAPVTRVPAPPQPPQRPLRDNPIFVLLAIGLLVGALVALVTLADRSTGLSPALLSEVVLYALVAVDLTMLGALGFVLARNVIKLLVERRRALPFARFRAKLVAAMLGLALVPAVLVLIVGSELIRNSASRWFAPPIDDVLAAAREIASDYYQDTQVQTSRQSVRLARLLSTAGIERGDVETIRARVSPEVASGRSTLVEVYRILQGTNPLEVMPLFDVASPTVPRDVPRASADRLAARVAAGSADTRVIEPLGSGGELIRTASLVRQPDAMEPVGVVIVSEHLSGSLAQHSRRIVEAYEGYQQLRVLRRPIEGVYLSFFLMMTLFILVSATWLGLYTAKRITRPIGLLAAGAREIGQGNFDYRIEPETADEFGQLVEAFNAMAGELEQSRAEVQRKSREVEGRSRYIETILKRIATGVISLDARGRINTMNSAAARLLGLDQTSLGQSFEEVFSRADLRPLLTIPQAAARTRGGTAGHEIALVRDGRDLHLAVAATPLRDEGSSEGTVLVFDDVTPLIRAQRVSAWRDVARRLAHEIKNPLTPIQLSAERIRRHFMAATPTTRELVDECSTNIIGAVESLKGLVDEFSQFARMPAPKAVPSDLHGLLDEALALYTGLPRLTVAREYDPAMPVVRVDPEQFKRVVINLVDNAVEALASAHGGVPASAAGTISVQTTWDEAHRVARLAVADDGPGLGDADRSKLFLPYYSTKGRDSGLGLAIVRRIVVEHGGTIEASDRVPHGAAFTMELPA
- the nrdR gene encoding transcriptional regulator NrdR — its product is MKCPYCGHLQDKVVDSRESREGEVIRRRRECLECGRRFTSYERVDEIPYMVVKKDGRRERFDRQKLIAGLLKACEKRPVRVNALEAVADRVEAALQERPDKEISTTEIGQHVMSELRQLDKVAYVRFASVYRHFRDIGEFLTELEDLIKSKD